The Gordonibacter urolithinfaciens genome contains a region encoding:
- the atpG gene encoding ATP synthase F1 subunit gamma, which produces MPNLHDIERRINSVSSTKQITRTMEMVAAAKIRRASERVYNALPWASAISEMLISTAKYAPLDSEPLLATHDEVKRALIVVIASDRGLAGGFNSNVLRHAEKLIKEKERQGIEVEIVACGKKAIGYFSYRNIVPIFEFRDLSADPTYEEAAEISQFAGDSYREGKLDEVIIVFNHAKNAAEQRLIEQQVLPINTTSYAELLGLAPKEKDYFEHFREKDLDHLPGDIDFEPDAESVMHYLMRAYLRNTFYYALIDSAAAEQGARRTAMKSATDNANEMVNTLTRVYNRVRQGAITTEISEIVGGAAALEE; this is translated from the coding sequence ATGCCCAACCTTCACGACATAGAACGGCGCATCAACTCCGTCTCCTCGACGAAGCAGATCACGCGTACCATGGAAATGGTTGCGGCCGCCAAGATCCGCCGCGCCTCGGAGCGGGTGTACAACGCCCTTCCGTGGGCGAGCGCCATCTCGGAGATGCTCATTTCCACGGCGAAGTACGCACCGCTCGACTCCGAGCCGCTGCTCGCCACGCATGACGAGGTCAAGCGCGCTCTGATCGTGGTCATCGCGTCCGATCGCGGGCTTGCCGGCGGGTTCAACAGCAACGTGCTTCGCCATGCCGAGAAGCTCATCAAGGAGAAGGAGCGCCAGGGCATCGAGGTCGAGATCGTCGCCTGCGGCAAGAAGGCCATCGGGTACTTCAGCTATCGCAACATCGTGCCGATTTTCGAGTTCCGCGACCTCTCGGCCGACCCGACGTACGAGGAGGCGGCCGAGATCTCGCAGTTCGCCGGCGACAGCTACCGCGAGGGCAAGCTCGACGAGGTCATCATCGTGTTCAACCATGCGAAGAACGCGGCCGAGCAGCGGTTGATCGAGCAGCAGGTGCTGCCCATCAACACCACGAGCTATGCCGAGCTTCTGGGCCTGGCTCCCAAGGAGAAGGACTACTTCGAGCATTTCCGCGAGAAGGACCTCGACCACCTGCCCGGCGACATCGACTTCGAGCCCGATGCCGAATCGGTCATGCACTATCTGATGCGCGCCTACCTGCGCAACACGTTCTACTACGCGCTCATCGACTCGGCGGCTGCCGAGCAGGGCGCGCGCCGCACCGCAATGAAGTCGGCGACCGACAACGCCAACGAGATGGTCAACACCCTGACCCGCGTGTACAACCGCGTGCGCCAGGGCGCTATCACGACCGAGATCTCGGAGATCGTTGGCGGCGCCGCAGCTTTGGAGGAATAA
- the atpD gene encoding F0F1 ATP synthase subunit beta → MAETKNTASATGATGRIVRIVGAVVDVEFPPDQMPAIYNALTVDATTPIGEVKTVLEVQTHLPGDLVRTVAMSSTDGMVRGLEVVDTGNPIMMPVGPNTLGRIWNVIGEPVDGKPMPEVAEWMPIHHPAPDYDTLTTTTEIFETGIKVVDLIEPYVKGGKTGLFGGAGVGKTVIIQELINNLAQEHGGTSVFTGVGERTREGTDLFLEMSESGVIDKTCLVYGQMNEPPGARLRVGLAGLTEAEYFRDQGQDVLLFIDNIFRFTQAGSEVSALLGRMPSAVGYQPTLATEMGDLQERITSTETGSITSVQAVYVPADDLTDPAPATTFTHLDAKTVLSRSIAELGIYPAVDPLESTSRALDPEIVGEEHYRVAVGVQEVLQNYKDLQDIIAILGMDELSEEQKLVVNRARKIQKYLGQPFHVAEVFTGNPGKYVKMEDTIRSFAEILDGKCDHIPEQCFVYKGAIEDVYAAYEEMTKEEAHA, encoded by the coding sequence ATGGCTGAAACCAAGAACACTGCATCGGCCACGGGCGCGACCGGACGCATTGTCCGCATCGTCGGCGCTGTTGTCGACGTTGAGTTTCCGCCGGATCAAATGCCGGCGATCTACAACGCCCTGACCGTGGATGCAACGACCCCCATCGGGGAAGTGAAGACTGTGCTGGAGGTGCAGACGCACCTCCCGGGCGACCTCGTCCGCACCGTCGCCATGTCGTCCACCGACGGCATGGTGCGCGGGCTCGAGGTCGTCGACACCGGCAACCCCATCATGATGCCCGTGGGCCCGAACACGCTGGGCCGCATCTGGAACGTGATCGGCGAGCCGGTCGACGGCAAGCCCATGCCCGAGGTCGCCGAGTGGATGCCCATCCACCACCCGGCCCCGGACTACGACACGCTGACCACCACGACGGAGATCTTCGAGACTGGCATCAAGGTCGTCGACCTCATCGAGCCCTACGTCAAGGGCGGCAAGACGGGCCTGTTCGGCGGCGCCGGCGTCGGCAAGACCGTTATCATCCAGGAGCTCATCAACAACCTGGCCCAGGAGCACGGCGGCACGTCGGTGTTCACGGGCGTGGGCGAGCGTACCCGCGAGGGCACCGACCTGTTCCTCGAGATGAGCGAGTCCGGCGTCATCGACAAGACCTGCCTGGTGTACGGCCAGATGAACGAGCCTCCGGGAGCGCGTTTGCGCGTGGGCCTGGCGGGCCTGACCGAGGCCGAGTACTTCCGTGACCAGGGCCAGGACGTGTTGCTGTTCATCGACAACATCTTCCGCTTCACGCAGGCCGGCTCCGAGGTGTCCGCACTTCTCGGCCGTATGCCCTCCGCCGTTGGCTACCAGCCCACGCTGGCAACCGAGATGGGCGACCTGCAGGAGCGCATCACGTCCACCGAGACCGGCTCCATCACCTCGGTGCAGGCCGTGTACGTGCCCGCCGACGACCTGACCGACCCTGCGCCGGCCACGACGTTCACCCACCTCGACGCGAAGACGGTTCTGTCCCGTTCCATCGCCGAGCTGGGCATCTACCCGGCCGTCGACCCGCTGGAGTCCACCTCCCGCGCGCTCGACCCGGAGATCGTGGGCGAGGAGCACTACCGCGTGGCCGTGGGCGTGCAGGAGGTGCTGCAGAACTACAAGGACCTGCAGGACATCATCGCCATCCTCGGCATGGACGAGCTCTCCGAGGAGCAGAAGCTCGTCGTGAACCGCGCCCGCAAGATCCAGAAGTACCTGGGCCAGCCGTTCCATGTGGCCGAGGTCTTCACCGGCAACCCCGGCAAGTACGTGAAGATGGAGGATACCATCCGCTCGTTCGCCGAGATCCTCGACGGCAAGTGCGACCATATCCCCGAGCAGTGCTTCGTGTACAAGGGCGCCATCGAGGACGTGTACGCGGCCTACGAGGAAATGACGAAGGAAGAAGCTCATGCCTAA
- a CDS encoding F0F1 ATP synthase subunit epsilon — translation MPNLLCMVATPTRELFSGEIAYADVPGSEGNYGVLSGHEMLVAKNSPGVLTLWMDAAGNEKRRFALYEGATQVYADRLTVLARFGVDADSIDVEAVRKKADGMRERVAELEAKHADDPEVESYGAILETSRARLAWYETQLRVAEGAPAK, via the coding sequence ATGCCTAATCTGCTTTGCATGGTGGCTACGCCGACGCGCGAGCTGTTCTCGGGAGAGATCGCCTACGCGGACGTCCCGGGTTCCGAGGGCAACTACGGCGTGCTGAGCGGCCATGAGATGCTCGTGGCCAAGAACAGCCCCGGCGTCCTCACGCTCTGGATGGATGCCGCCGGCAACGAGAAGCGCCGTTTCGCCCTCTACGAGGGTGCAACGCAGGTGTACGCGGACCGTTTGACCGTCCTTGCGCGCTTCGGAGTCGATGCGGACAGCATCGACGTGGAGGCGGTCCGCAAGAAGGCCGACGGGATGCGGGAGCGCGTCGCCGAGCTCGAGGCGAAGCATGCCGACGATCCCGAGGTGGAGTCCTACGGCGCCATCTTGGAGACGTCCCGGGCGCGTCTTGCCTGGTACGAGACCCAGCTGCGCGTGGCGGAAGGCGCACCTGCCAAATAG
- a CDS encoding type II toxin-antitoxin system RelE/ParE family toxin — MPKVIISEEFVEATAEVYSERMFNDLYRLVEMLEALPELGSTELPYAIKKRFGKDCRKIVIAPFDILYRYDKVEDTVYVAALIHQRRVH; from the coding sequence ATGCCTAAGGTCATCATCTCGGAAGAATTCGTCGAGGCGACAGCCGAGGTCTATTCCGAGCGCATGTTCAACGATCTCTACCGATTGGTGGAAATGCTGGAAGCTCTTCCCGAACTCGGCTCAACCGAACTTCCCTACGCCATCAAGAAGCGCTTCGGGAAGGACTGCCGAAAAATTGTTATCGCACCGTTCGATATTCTCTACCGATACGACAAGGTAGAAGACACCGTGTATGTTGCAGCTTTGATCCATCAGCGGAGAGTGCACTAG
- a CDS encoding helix-turn-helix transcriptional regulator encodes MALFWTCFFAMLMRNSFLDPGIDRLWYHLALRIAFFIGFGACCLTMSRAPEGLPSPRARRAMTGFVAAFCVIAAVSPTAYAALGMPLPLAFDLAAWGLSGAGLGCLLFSWMPAVSRLDERSVARCMALSTACGGFLYLIINLLPSYFSIVMLVVCPLVSLGVERVVAHEAGPDEGLRIPLAVSQEKAGLSWAFGVIYLVYGIVFGLGAGSITQLAGDPLLFAGIAGFALAGALAVLAFMHRFAGRMRQIDVLRMVFPFLVVSLVSMTLFTGPVYALSNLLLLAVYVFLVVVSMAFEVHTAHNRHAAPLYFVGMSQGVLGAGMAAGFALGLLPAATGATNYAVLSGVALGLVVVLAAFITFAPSRRPADDDDAAEAPEHEHEQGRWKARCTVMAREAKLSARETEVFFLMAKGRGIEHIQNKLCISSHTVKSHTYNIYKKMGINSREELLDAIEAANPDDA; translated from the coding sequence ATGGCGCTCTTCTGGACCTGCTTCTTCGCCATGCTCATGCGCAACTCGTTCTTGGATCCCGGCATCGACCGGCTGTGGTACCACTTGGCCCTGCGCATCGCGTTCTTCATCGGTTTCGGGGCCTGCTGCCTCACGATGTCGCGTGCCCCCGAAGGGCTGCCGTCGCCCCGTGCACGGCGGGCCATGACGGGGTTCGTGGCGGCGTTCTGCGTCATCGCCGCCGTGTCGCCCACGGCCTATGCGGCGCTCGGCATGCCGTTGCCGCTCGCCTTCGACCTCGCGGCATGGGGGCTTTCGGGGGCCGGCCTGGGATGCCTTCTGTTCAGCTGGATGCCCGCGGTATCGCGCCTCGACGAGCGGTCGGTGGCGCGCTGCATGGCGCTCTCCACCGCCTGCGGCGGCTTCCTCTACCTCATCATCAACCTGCTGCCGTCCTACTTCAGCATCGTCATGCTCGTGGTGTGCCCTCTGGTAAGCCTGGGCGTCGAGCGCGTGGTGGCGCACGAGGCGGGGCCGGACGAGGGCCTGCGCATACCGCTGGCCGTCTCCCAGGAGAAGGCGGGCCTCTCGTGGGCGTTCGGCGTCATCTACCTCGTGTACGGCATCGTGTTCGGCCTCGGAGCCGGTTCTATCACGCAATTGGCCGGCGATCCGCTGCTGTTCGCCGGCATCGCCGGGTTCGCGTTGGCCGGCGCGCTGGCGGTGCTCGCGTTCATGCACCGCTTCGCCGGGCGCATGCGCCAGATCGACGTGCTGCGCATGGTGTTCCCGTTCCTCGTGGTGTCGCTCGTGTCCATGACGCTGTTCACCGGGCCGGTGTACGCGCTGTCGAACCTGCTGCTTTTGGCCGTTTACGTGTTCCTGGTGGTGGTGAGCATGGCCTTCGAGGTGCACACGGCGCACAACCGGCATGCGGCGCCCCTGTACTTCGTGGGAATGAGCCAGGGCGTGCTCGGCGCCGGGATGGCGGCGGGCTTCGCGCTGGGTTTGCTGCCGGCGGCCACCGGCGCCACGAACTACGCCGTGCTCTCGGGCGTCGCGCTGGGGCTGGTGGTGGTGCTGGCCGCGTTCATCACGTTCGCCCCGAGCCGCCGTCCTGCCGACGACGACGATGCCGCCGAGGCTCCCGAGCATGAGCACGAGCAGGGCCGCTGGAAGGCCCGCTGCACCGTGATGGCGCGCGAGGCCAAGCTCTCCGCGCGCGAGACCGAGGTGTTCTTCCTCATGGCGAAGGGCCGCGGCATCGAGCACATCCAGAACAAGCTGTGCATCTCCAGCCACACCGTGAAGTCGCACACGTACAACATCTACAAGAAGATGGGCATCAACTCCCGCGAGGAGCTCCTCGACGCCATCGAGGCCGCGAACCCCGACGACGCATAG